One genomic region from Sphingomonas paeninsulae encodes:
- a CDS encoding TadE/TadG family type IV pilus assembly protein gives MLKHFARSTRGSVLVEFAICLPVLLLLYTGGVCVSDMIACNRKVTIATRSLVDLVTRTTSPAIVYNSPQSTNAASYLSASAIVLSPYKLNNATEQVSLLRVCDATHAYVVWTQAQTQSADGSTITPTTSTHIAGTLPTNAAQSANSVIAIPSNMITSPMVPTSPDGSNVCGNLAPGNSTKTQVGTAGGWLYTGNINYNFTPVFSYMPIGTTVLTHTIYMVPRLY, from the coding sequence ATGCTGAAGCATTTCGCCCGTAGCACTCGCGGATCGGTACTCGTGGAATTCGCGATCTGCCTGCCGGTGCTTCTGCTCTTGTACACGGGCGGAGTTTGCGTGTCCGATATGATCGCCTGCAATCGCAAGGTTACCATCGCGACGCGTTCGCTGGTCGACCTCGTCACTCGAACCACGTCTCCCGCGATCGTCTACAACAGCCCGCAAAGCACCAACGCGGCGTCGTATCTCAGCGCCAGTGCGATCGTCCTGTCGCCCTACAAGCTTAATAACGCGACAGAGCAGGTTTCGCTGCTCAGAGTCTGCGACGCCACGCATGCCTATGTCGTCTGGACCCAGGCCCAGACGCAGAGTGCCGATGGCAGCACCATTACTCCGACGACCTCGACTCACATAGCAGGCACGCTCCCCACGAATGCGGCGCAATCGGCCAACAGCGTCATCGCCATTCCCAGCAACATGATCACCTCGCCGATGGTGCCGACTTCGCCGGACGGCTCGAATGTGTGCGGAAACCTCGCTCCGGGCAATAGCACGAAGACTCAGGTCGGCACGGCCGGCGGCTGGCTGTATACGGGCAATATCAACTACAACTTCACGCCAGTGTTCAGCTATATGCCGATCGGGACCACAGTTTTGACCCACACCATCTACATGGTTCCTCGCCTTTACTAG
- a CDS encoding pilus assembly protein TadG-related protein, producing MIMGFSVIPLTFLVGFGVDYSRAMSLQTHLNAAADAAALAAVAPAMILQSNGASTSAATNMFNAQAAMVTGYQNLQMTPTVIDGTPGTNGALGYLRKATVTYTVQSINVFGGILGANTLTVSGTSTASAAQPPNVDFYLAMDNSPSMLLPATSDGVTKIIAATKNTTDTNLPSGCAFACHAQVPHSDSIFIKDPPGRHILLSTGYYTSGSAKQNVFYRWAKAPVTPANVLYDSSGNTMETSSTSVSSSDTGSGSNRVVKTTTTVTTTKYTITNDLDTGPVNINKVVTATPTIVSTTYKSNGTTVNNTTTSAGTVTSNTTVYDTGYWADGYWLTHNYGQIFRSPSSIVLRKDEVVSAASQLIPFASSQAAQYHVTYQAQMFSFDWTRPNGTSPVKTLNSLTNVASYSSGFSAAALFPADDYWWKNSQPTNGTNNNDRSTEITNMLTVMKTTIPTAGSGAPGAVPQKILFIITDGMLDQPNGSGRYFGPLQASDLTLCTAIKAKGIKIAILYTQYLPESLVGDMNFSQPYVAPFLPPPPFPYPPGNAGSSDQVLTALQSCASPGNNGAPLVQTVTANDDITTALQQLFSTALQSARLVQ from the coding sequence ATGATCATGGGGTTTTCGGTCATTCCGCTGACCTTTCTAGTCGGTTTTGGCGTCGACTATTCTCGCGCCATGAGTCTCCAGACTCATTTGAACGCCGCTGCCGACGCTGCCGCGCTGGCGGCTGTCGCACCCGCGATGATCCTTCAGTCGAACGGCGCCTCGACCTCTGCCGCAACGAACATGTTCAATGCGCAGGCCGCCATGGTGACTGGTTACCAAAATCTGCAGATGACTCCCACAGTTATAGACGGCACTCCCGGTACCAACGGCGCTCTGGGCTACCTGCGCAAGGCTACTGTCACCTATACGGTCCAGTCGATCAACGTGTTTGGCGGGATACTGGGTGCAAATACCCTGACCGTGAGCGGAACGTCTACCGCAAGCGCCGCGCAGCCGCCTAACGTCGATTTCTACCTGGCAATGGACAATTCGCCCTCGATGCTGCTGCCTGCGACTTCGGATGGAGTCACCAAGATCATCGCGGCCACCAAAAACACAACCGATACCAATCTACCAAGCGGTTGCGCGTTCGCCTGTCATGCTCAGGTACCCCACAGCGACAGTATATTTATCAAAGACCCGCCGGGCCGCCATATTTTGTTGTCGACTGGATACTATACTTCGGGATCTGCGAAGCAGAATGTTTTCTACCGCTGGGCGAAGGCGCCCGTCACCCCCGCCAACGTGCTTTACGACAGTTCCGGCAACACGATGGAAACCTCATCAACGTCAGTTTCGTCGTCGGATACAGGAAGCGGAAGCAATCGCGTTGTTAAGACTACGACGACTGTGACAACTACGAAATATACGATTACGAATGATCTTGACACTGGTCCGGTTAATATCAACAAGGTGGTGACCGCGACACCGACTATTGTATCGACAACGTATAAAAGCAACGGGACGACGGTGAATAATACTACGACTTCTGCGGGAACCGTCACTTCGAACACAACGGTATATGATACTGGATACTGGGCCGACGGCTATTGGCTCACGCATAACTATGGGCAGATCTTCCGTAGCCCATCGAGCATTGTTCTGCGCAAAGACGAAGTCGTTTCGGCTGCATCGCAGTTGATCCCTTTCGCTTCCAGCCAGGCCGCCCAATACCATGTCACTTATCAGGCGCAGATGTTTTCTTTCGACTGGACGCGACCTAACGGAACTTCGCCCGTCAAGACGCTGAACAGTCTGACGAACGTGGCTTCGTACAGTAGCGGCTTTTCGGCAGCCGCCTTGTTCCCGGCAGACGACTATTGGTGGAAGAATTCACAGCCCACCAACGGCACCAACAACAACGACCGGTCTACCGAAATAACCAATATGCTCACGGTAATGAAAACTACCATCCCTACTGCAGGATCGGGTGCCCCCGGAGCGGTGCCGCAAAAGATACTTTTCATCATCACAGACGGCATGCTTGATCAACCGAACGGCAGCGGCCGCTATTTCGGCCCGTTGCAGGCTAGCGACCTGACCCTATGTACCGCCATAAAGGCAAAGGGGATCAAGATCGCCATCCTTTACACGCAGTACCTGCCGGAGTCGCTTGTTGGCGATATGAACTTTTCGCAACCGTACGTGGCTCCGTTCCTGCCGCCGCCGCCCTTCCCCTATCCGCCAGGCAACGCTGGGAGTTCCGATCAGGTCCTCACCGCGCTGCAGAGTTGCGCATCACCCGGCAATAACGGGGCGCCGCTGGTGCAGACCGTGACAGCCAATGACGACATTACAACTGCCCTCCAGCAGCTATTCTCCACGGCCCTCCAATCTGCTCGACTGGTCCAATAA
- a CDS encoding autotransporter domain-containing protein, with protein MGVAFLALTSGGQASAAPGDPEWRGAISEDWTNGANWSGGVAPSPLDTSVFVVSAGYDPVIDDNEVAANTLILGSPVPAKLTIRNGGQLTVNNVIIGNGTLNIGAATGENAVAAGYIDAINGIKFSNGAGQLVLNHTDTDYILDAPLSGIGAVNILSGTTVFSGDSSLFSGSFTVDGGKAVIAGTTGAASTQVNAGGVLQIGNGGTSGSLNSNIVNNGTLAFDRSDALLHNRVISGSGNLNVAGGVITLSGMNTFTGATSIESGATLALSGQGRINQSSGVTVNGTFDVTAASSAQIKDLGGSGTVIVGNAGLNVQNASQTFAGRITGTGGLGVASGALTLTGASDFQNGLGISNGATVNIGAGGTSGSITANLTNFGAVVFNRSDDVSYAGQISGQGTVTKTGANTTTFTGSMSGGQLNVQQGTAVFQGTLSSNAAIGAAATLVFARPTATTYKGVLSGTGSVVKTGDGTTTFSGDSSTFAGNATISGGTLLLTGALGGNVLIDTAGTLLTGNGIKDGHLLADVVNNGTLIFNQIGDYDYAGALSGDGRLVKQGNGTLLLSGEFGYTGSTVVEGGVVRLTAQLDKESDLVVNNGAFDLGGRDQEVAGLSGTGGSLLLGMGALTVVQGEDSVFAGDITGTGNFIKTGSGTLNLTGTNSFTGQVNVNDGRLAVNGALPGNITVNNGGTLGGNGTVGSVIVSNGGTLAPGNSIGTLNVAGNLQFQAGSVYKVEVDAAGNSDQVNVSGTATIAGGTVSVLAAAGTYRWTSDYVILTAAGGVSGKFTGMNVDLPFLAPYLSYGANDVTLTLVRNDRSFASAAATSNQQAVALALDASGRNTGLYRVIAGQTDTTGAAQAFDALSGELWATTGTFMVDRTRRLGEMVVGRMEQADIITHALSNAGSASQQTRGGRTGIWGQAMGSSNTAKGDGNAARATQSSFGFITGIDTLLGDWRIGLAFSHNEDKVQVNGRDSHATVTGSALAAYVGGGWGNLRTRVGGSYGWLDVKGARKVVFPGVSEDVSGSYDGKSASAFAELSYAASLGKALVEPFAGVNHVHLKTDGFAEQGGALSALGVSGNTRDVTYTTLGLRLGALLPVSDRAVITPRVSAAWLHGFGDVVAEGRNTLTTGKTFSIEGLPATRNALGLEAGAQANILPGGSLGISYVGNIADRWSDHGLTLGFSYSF; from the coding sequence TTGGGGGTCGCCTTTCTGGCACTTACGTCTGGCGGTCAGGCGAGCGCTGCTCCGGGTGACCCCGAGTGGCGAGGCGCTATAAGCGAAGACTGGACCAACGGCGCAAACTGGTCTGGGGGCGTCGCGCCTTCGCCGTTGGACACGTCCGTATTTGTGGTATCGGCAGGGTACGATCCTGTGATCGATGACAATGAAGTCGCAGCCAACACGCTTATTCTTGGCTCACCGGTTCCAGCGAAATTGACCATCAGAAACGGTGGCCAATTGACTGTAAACAATGTCATTATTGGTAATGGCACGCTGAATATCGGCGCTGCGACCGGAGAAAACGCGGTAGCCGCTGGCTATATCGATGCCATTAACGGTATCAAATTCAGTAATGGGGCGGGTCAGCTTGTCCTTAATCATACCGACACCGATTATATTCTCGACGCGCCCCTTTCTGGCATTGGCGCGGTTAACATATTGTCTGGGACGACGGTGTTCAGTGGAGACAGCAGCCTGTTTTCGGGCAGCTTCACAGTTGACGGCGGCAAAGCTGTTATTGCAGGGACGACCGGCGCTGCGAGCACCCAGGTCAACGCCGGTGGCGTGTTGCAGATCGGCAATGGCGGGACCAGCGGTTCGCTTAACAGCAATATCGTAAACAACGGAACATTGGCCTTCGACCGTTCCGACGCACTACTTCATAACCGGGTGATCAGCGGCAGCGGCAATCTGAACGTTGCGGGCGGCGTCATCACGCTGAGCGGCATGAACACGTTCACCGGCGCGACCAGCATTGAATCCGGCGCGACGCTGGCTCTGAGTGGACAGGGGCGCATTAACCAGTCCAGCGGCGTGACCGTCAACGGCACGTTCGATGTCACGGCGGCGAGTTCGGCACAGATCAAGGATCTGGGAGGCAGCGGCACGGTGATTGTCGGCAATGCCGGGCTGAACGTGCAAAACGCTTCACAGACCTTTGCTGGCCGGATTACCGGTACGGGCGGTCTGGGAGTGGCAAGTGGCGCTCTGACTCTGACGGGAGCGAGCGACTTCCAGAACGGCCTTGGCATCAGCAATGGCGCAACCGTTAACATCGGTGCCGGCGGGACGAGTGGTTCGATCACGGCAAATCTCACCAACTTCGGCGCTGTTGTCTTCAACCGCTCGGACGACGTGAGTTATGCCGGGCAGATCAGCGGTCAGGGCACGGTTACCAAAACTGGAGCCAACACAACGACCTTTACCGGCTCCATGAGCGGCGGCCAGCTCAACGTACAGCAGGGTACGGCGGTGTTTCAGGGTACGCTGAGCAGCAATGCTGCTATCGGAGCGGCGGCCACGCTGGTGTTCGCACGTCCCACGGCGACCACTTACAAAGGCGTGCTCAGTGGCACCGGTTCGGTGGTGAAGACGGGAGATGGAACAACCACCTTCTCCGGTGACAGCAGCACCTTTGCGGGCAATGCAACCATCTCGGGCGGCACGCTGTTGCTCACCGGCGCGCTCGGCGGCAACGTTCTGATCGACACGGCAGGTACGTTGCTGACGGGCAATGGCATAAAGGATGGCCATCTGCTTGCCGATGTCGTGAACAATGGCACGCTGATCTTCAACCAGATCGGCGACTATGACTATGCGGGTGCGCTTTCCGGCGACGGTCGCCTCGTTAAGCAGGGCAATGGTACGCTGCTGCTCTCGGGCGAGTTCGGCTACACCGGTTCCACTGTGGTCGAAGGTGGCGTTGTTCGTCTGACCGCGCAACTCGATAAGGAATCCGATCTTGTCGTAAACAACGGAGCGTTCGATCTCGGTGGCCGGGATCAGGAAGTCGCCGGTCTGAGCGGCACGGGCGGTTCGCTTTTGCTGGGCATGGGCGCGCTGACTGTGGTGCAGGGCGAAGATAGCGTCTTCGCTGGCGACATCACTGGCACGGGTAACTTCATCAAGACGGGCTCGGGAACGTTGAACCTGACCGGGACAAACAGCTTTACCGGACAGGTAAATGTCAATGACGGTCGACTGGCGGTTAATGGTGCGCTGCCGGGCAATATCACGGTGAACAACGGCGGCACGCTTGGCGGTAACGGTACGGTAGGCTCGGTGATCGTGTCCAATGGCGGCACACTGGCACCCGGCAACTCCATCGGCACGCTCAACGTGGCAGGCAATCTGCAGTTCCAGGCCGGCTCGGTCTACAAGGTGGAAGTGGATGCCGCTGGCAACAGCGACCAAGTCAATGTGAGCGGTACAGCCACCATCGCGGGCGGCACTGTCTCAGTATTGGCGGCCGCTGGTACTTATCGCTGGACCAGCGACTACGTGATCCTGACTGCCGCCGGCGGGGTGAGCGGGAAGTTCACAGGCATGAATGTCGACCTGCCGTTCCTTGCACCCTACCTAAGCTACGGTGCCAATGATGTAACGCTGACGCTGGTACGTAATGACCGCAGCTTCGCAAGTGCGGCTGCCACCTCTAATCAGCAGGCAGTTGCCCTTGCGCTGGACGCAAGTGGTCGGAATACTGGCCTTTATCGAGTCATTGCCGGGCAGACAGACACGACCGGTGCGGCGCAGGCGTTCGATGCGCTTTCCGGCGAGTTGTGGGCGACCACGGGCACGTTTATGGTGGACCGTACCCGACGCCTTGGGGAAATGGTTGTAGGCCGTATGGAGCAGGCGGACATCATTACCCATGCGCTCTCGAACGCGGGTAGTGCTTCCCAGCAGACGCGCGGCGGGCGCACCGGGATTTGGGGACAGGCGATGGGAAGCTCGAACACTGCGAAGGGCGACGGCAATGCTGCGCGCGCTACGCAGAGCAGCTTCGGCTTCATCACGGGCATCGACACGCTGCTCGGCGACTGGCGGATCGGCCTGGCGTTCAGTCACAACGAGGACAAGGTGCAGGTGAATGGCCGTGACAGCCATGCGACAGTCACCGGATCGGCACTTGCTGCCTATGTCGGCGGAGGGTGGGGCAACCTGCGCACGCGGGTCGGCGGCTCTTATGGCTGGTTGGACGTAAAGGGCGCGCGCAAGGTGGTGTTCCCTGGCGTTTCCGAAGATGTCTCCGGCAGCTATGATGGCAAGAGCGCCTCGGCGTTTGCAGAGCTGAGCTATGCCGCTTCGCTGGGCAAGGCGCTGGTCGAGCCGTTCGCCGGGGTGAACCATGTTCATCTGAAGACCGACGGCTTCGCAGAGCAGGGCGGTGCACTCAGCGCACTTGGCGTGAGCGGTAATACCCGCGATGTGACGTACACCACGCTCGGCCTGCGGCTGGGCGCGCTGCTACCGGTCTCGGATCGGGCTGTAATTACGCCACGTGTCTCGGCCGCCTGGCTGCACGGGTTTGGTGACGTAGTTGCCGAAGGACGCAACACTCTCACCACTGGCAAAACCTTCTCCATCGAGGGTCTTCCCGCCACGCGTAATGCGCTGGGTCTGGAAGCCGGCGCGCAGGCCAACATCCTGCCTGGCGGCTCGCTCGGCATCTCCTATGTCGGGAACATCGCCGATCGTTGGAGCGATCACGGTCTGACGCTGGGCTTCTCTTACAGCTTCTAA
- a CDS encoding TadE/TadG family type IV pilus assembly protein, giving the protein MEFAIVGPAFIALLLAILYTMFIYLAQQMLETAAQGAGRLLLTGSAQTTTLTNGHVGMTASDFKDAICNGYAGTNASGQAVSVSPLLPSMLSCSRLTVNVNTATSYNVSSTASPTFTYDSNGVLTSTGTGYNNQSSGAGSNRIIVLQLIYLWPTGTGPLGLNLTNQPNNNRMIVATSVFTTEAYSCSGSQTSC; this is encoded by the coding sequence TTGGAGTTCGCTATAGTAGGACCGGCCTTCATCGCGCTTCTGCTGGCGATTTTGTACACGATGTTCATTTACCTGGCACAACAGATGCTGGAAACTGCGGCGCAGGGCGCAGGGCGACTGCTGCTGACTGGCTCGGCTCAAACGACAACGCTGACCAATGGGCACGTCGGCATGACCGCGAGCGACTTCAAGGATGCCATATGCAACGGCTATGCTGGCACCAACGCCAGCGGCCAGGCTGTCAGTGTTTCCCCGCTGTTGCCGTCGATGCTTTCGTGCTCGCGGCTCACGGTGAACGTAAATACCGCAACCAGCTATAACGTAAGCAGCACCGCTTCGCCGACATTTACCTATGACAGCAATGGCGTACTGACCTCAACCGGCACCGGCTACAATAATCAGTCGAGCGGCGCGGGTAGCAACCGCATCATCGTCCTGCAACTGATCTATTTGTGGCCAACAGGAACGGGGCCGCTGGGTCTGAACTTAACTAATCAACCCAATAATAATCGCATGATTGTGGCAACATCCGTGTTCACGACAGAGGCTTATTCATGCAGCGGGTCGCAGACCTCATGCTGA